The Bos indicus x Bos taurus breed Angus x Brahman F1 hybrid chromosome 13, Bos_hybrid_MaternalHap_v2.0, whole genome shotgun sequence genome includes a region encoding these proteins:
- the MYH7B gene encoding myosin-7B isoform X2, translating into MLITGESGAGKTVNTKRVIQYFAIVAALGDGPGKKAQFLATKTGGTLEDQIIEANPAMEAFGNAKTLRNDNSSRFGKFIRIHFGPSGKLASADIDSYLLEKSRVIFQLPGERGYHVYYQILSGKKPELQDMLLLSMNPYDYHFCSQGVITVDNMDDGEELMATDHAMDILGFSVEEKCACYKIVGALLHFGNMKFKQKQREEQAEADGTESADKAAYLMGVSSGDLLKGLLHPRVRVGNEYVTKGQSVEQVVFAVGALAKATYDRLFRWLVSRINQTLDTKLPRQFFIGVLDIAGFEIFEFNSFEQLCINFTNEKLQQFFNQHMFVLEQEEYKREGIDWVFIDFGLDLQPCIDLIEKPLGILSILEEECMFPKASDASFRAKLYDNHAGKSPNFQQPRPDKKRKYQAHFEVVHYAGVVPYSIVGWLEKNKDPLNETVVPIFQKSQNKLLATLYENYAGSCSTEPPKSGVKEKRKKAASFQTVSQLHKENLNKLMTNLRATQPHFVRCIVPNENKTPGVMDAFLVLHQLRCNGVLEGIRICRQGFPNRLLYTDFRQRYRILNPSAIPDDTFMDSRKATEKLLGSLDIDHTQYQFGHTKVFFKAGLLGVLEELRDQRLAKVLTLLQARSRGRLMRLEYQRLLGGRDALFTIQWNIRAFNAVKNWSWMKLFFKMKPLLRSAQAEEELAALRAELRGLRGALATAEAKRQELEETHVSVTQEKNDLALQLQAEQENLADAEERCHLLIKSKVQLEAKVKELSERLEDEEEVNADLAARRRKLEDECTELKKDIDDLELTLAKAEKEKQATENKVKNLTEEMAALDESVVRLTKEKKALQEAHQQALGDLQAEEDRVSALAKAKVRLEQQVEDLECSLEQEKKLRMDTERAKRKLEGDLKLTQESVADAAQDKQQLEEKLKKKDSELSQLNLRVEDEQLLGAQLQKKIKELQARAEELEEELEAERAARARVEKQRAEAARELEELSERLEEAGGASAGQREGCRKREAELGRLRRELEEAALRHEATVAALRRKQADSAAELGEQVDSLQRVRQKLEKEKSELRMEVDDLSANVETLARGKASAEKLCRAYEDQLSEAKIKVEELQRQLADASTQRGRLQTESGELSRLLEEKESLISQLSRGKALATQSLEELRRQLEEESKAKSALAHAVQALRHDCDLLREQHEEEAEAQAELQRLLSKANAEVAQWRSKYEADAIQRTEELEEAKKKLALRLQEAEEGVEAAHAKCSSLEKAKLRLQTESEDVTLELERATSAAAALDKKQRHLERALEERRRQEEEMQRELEAAQREARSLGTELFRLRHSHEEALEALETLRRENKNLQEEISDLTDQVGLSGKSVQELEKAKKALEGEKSELQAALEEAEGALELEETKTLRIQLELSQVKAEVDRKLAEKDEECTNLRRNHQRAVESLQASLDAETRARNEALRLKKKMEGDLNDLELQLGHATRQATEAQAATRLLQAQLKEEQAGRDEEQRLAAELREQAQALERRAALLAAELEELRAALEQGERSRRLAEQELLEATERLNLLHSQNTGLLNQKKKLEVDLAQLSGEVEEAAQERREAEEKAKKAITDAAMMAEELKKEQDTSTHLERMKKTLEQTVRELQARLEEAEQAALRGGKKQVQKLEAKVRELEAELDAEQKKHAEALKGVRKHERRVKELAYQAEEDRKNLARMQDLVDKLQSKVKSYKRQFEEAEQQANTNLAKYRKAQHELDDAEERADMAETQANKLRARTRDALGPKHKE; encoded by the exons GGGAGAATCGGGGGCCGGTAAGACCGTTAACACCAAGCGGGTCATTCAGTACTTTGCCATCGTCGCTGCCCTGGGAGACGGGCCGGGCAAGAAGGCT caATTTCTGGCCACAAAGACCGGG GGCACCCTCGAGGATCAGATCATCGAGGCTAACCCCGCCATGGAGGCTTTCGGCAATGCCAAGACCCTGCGCAATGACAACTCGTCCCGCTTT ggcaAGTTCATCCGCATTCACTTTGGTCCCTCTGGGAAGCTGGCATCAGCGGATATTGACAGCT atctcctggagaagtcaCGGGTGATCTTCCAGCTGCCCGGTGAGCGAGGCTACCACGTCTACTACCAGATCCTTTCGGGGAAGAAGCCAGAGCTGCAGG ACATGCTGCTTCTGTCTATGAACCCCTACGACTACCACTTCTGCAGCCAGGGCGTCATCACCGTGGACAACATGGATGACGGGGAGGAGCTCATGGCCACTGAT catGCCATGGACATCCTGGGCTTCAGCGTGGAGGAGAAGTGCGCCTGCTATAAGATCGTGGGGGCCCTCCTGCACTTCGGCAACATGAAATTCAAGCAGAAACAGCGGGAGGAGCAGGCTGAGGCTGACGGCACTGAGA GTGCTGACAAGGCTGCCTACCTGATGGGGGTCAGCAGCGGGGACCTCCTCAAAGGTCTTCTGCACCCCCGAGTGCGTGTGGGGAATGAATATGTGACCAAGGGTCAGAGCGTGGAGCAG GTGGTGTTTGCCGTGGGGGCTCTGGCCAAGGCCACCTACGACCGGCTGTTCCGATGGCTGGTGTCTCGGATCAACCAGACGCTGGACACCAAGCTGCCCCGTCAATTCTTCATCGGCGTCCTGGACATTGCGGGTTTTGAGATCTTTGAG TTTAACAGCTTCGAACAGCTGTGTATCAACTTCACCAACGAGAAGCTGCAGCAGTTCTTCAACCAGCACATGTTCGTGCTGGAGCAGGAGGAGTACAAGCGGGAGGGCATTGACTGGGTCTTCATCGACTTCGGCCTGGACCTGCAGCCCTGCATCGACCTCATCGAGAAG CCGCTGGGCATTCTGTCCATCCTGGAGGAGGAGTGCATGTTCCCCAAGGCCTCGGATGCCAGCTTCCGGGCCAAGCTCTATGATAACCACGCGGGGAAGTCGCCCAATTTCCAGCAGCCACGGCCTGACAAGAAGCGCAAGTACCAGGCCCACTTTGAGGTGGTCCACTATGCAGGCGTG GTGCCTTACAGCATCGTGGGCTGGCTGGAGAAAAACAAGGATCCACTGAATGAGACGGTGGTCCCCATCTTCCAGAAGTCGCAGAACAAGCTCTTGGCTACTCTCTACGAGAACTACGCTGGCTCCTGCTCTA CTGAGCCCCCCAAGTCCGGGGTGAAAGAGAAGCGTAAGAAGGCAGCATCATTCCAGACGGTGTCCCAGCTGCACAAG gagAACCTCAACAAGCTGATGACCAATCTGCGGGCCACGCAGCCCCACTTTGTCCGTTGCATCGTCCCAAATGAGAACAAGACCCCAG GGGTCATGGACGCCTTCCTGGTGCTGCACCAGTTGCGCTGCAATGGGGTGCTGGAGGGGATCCGGATCTGCCGACAGGGGTTCCCCAACAGGCTGCTCTACACTGACTTCCGGCAGCG gTACCGCATCCTGAACCCCAGCGCCATCCCGGACGACACCTTCATGGACAGCAGGAAGGCTACAGAGAAGCTGCTGGGCTCACTGGACATCGACCACACCCAGTACCAGTTTGGCCACACCAAG GTGTTCTTCAAGGCTGGGCTCCTAGGCGTCTTGGAAGAGCTTCGTGACCAGCGTCTGGCCAAGGTCCTGACGCTGCTGCAGGCGCGGAGCCGGGGCCGCCTGATGCGCCTGGAGTACCAGCGCCTGCTTGGAGGCAG GGATGCCCTGTTCACCATCCAGTGGAACATCCGTGCCTTTAACGCTGTCAAGAACTGGTCATGGATGAAGCTCTTTTTCAAGATGAAGCCGCTGCTCCGCTCGGCGCAGGCTGAGGAGGAGCTGGCGGCCCTGCGGGCAGAGCTGCGGGGGCTGCGGGGGGCCCTGGCTACTGCGGAGGCCAAGcgccaggagctggaggagacGCACGTCAGTGTCACCCAGGAGAAGAACGACCTGGCCCTTCAGCTGCAGGCG GAGCAGGAAAACCTGGCGGATGCTGAGGAGCGCTGCCACTTGCTCATCAAGTCCAAGGTGCAGCTGGAGGCAAAGGTGAAGGAGCTGAGCGAGCGGCTGGAGGACGAGGAGGAAGTGAATGCAGACCTGGCTGCCCGCCGCCGCAAGCTGGAGGACGAGTGCACAGAGCTCAAGAAGGACATTGACGACCTGGAGCTGACGCTGGCCAAGGCCGAGAAGGAGAAGCAAGCCACGGAGAATAAG GTGAAGAATCTGACAGAGGAGATGGCAGCACTGGACGAGTCTGTGGTCCGGCTGACCAAGGAGAAGAAGGCCTTGCAGGAGGCCCACCAGCAGGCCCTGGGTGACCTGCAGGCTGAGGAGGACCGTGTGAGCGCGCTGGCCAAGGCCAAGGTTCGGCTGGAGCAGCAGGTGGAAGAT CTGGAGTGCTCCCTGGAGCAAGAGAAGAAGCTGCGCATGGACACGGAGCGGGCCAAACGCAAGCTCGAGGGGGACCTGAAGCTGACGCAGGAGTCGGTGGCAGACGCTGCCCAGGACAAGCAACAGCTGGAGGAGAAGCTCAAAAA gaAGGATTCGGAGCTGAGTCAGCTGAACCTGCGGGTGGAGGATGAGCAGCTCCTTGGAGCCCAGCTGCAGAAGAAGATCAAGGAGCTGCAG GCTCGGGCCGAGGAGCTGGAAGAGGAGCTGGAGGCTGAGCGGGCGGCCCGGGCCCGCGTGGAGAAGCAGCGGGCAGAGGCGGCCCGGGAGCTGGAGGAGCTGAGCGAGCGGCTGGAGGAGGCCGGCGGTGCGTCAGCCGGGCAGCGCGAGGGCTGCCGGAAGCGCGAAGCCGAGCTGGGCCGGCTGCGGCGGGAACTGGAGGAGGCGGCTCTGCGGCACGAGGCCACGGTGGCGGCCCTGCGGCGTAAGCAGGCGGACAGTGCGGCCGAGCTGGGCGAGCAGGTGGACAGCCTGCAGCGTGTGCggcagaagctggaaaaggagaAGAGCGAGCTCCGCATGGAGGTGGACGATCTGAGCGCCAACGTGGAGACCCTGGCCCGCGGCAAG GCCAGTGCAGAGAAGCTGTGCCGGGCATATGAGGATCAGCTGAGTGAGGCCAAGATCAAGGTGGAGGAGCTACAGCGGCAGCTGGCAGACGCGAGCACCCAGCGTGGGCGGCTGCAAACCGAGAGTG GGGAGCTGAGCCGcctgctggaggagaaggagtcTCTGATTAGCCAGCTGAGCCGCGGGAAGGCCTTGGCCACCCAGAGCCTGGAGGAACTGCGGCGGCAGCTAGAGGAAGAGAGCAAG GCCAAGAGCGCGCTGGCTCATGCAGTGCAGGCTCTGCGGCATGACTGTGACCTCCTGAGGGAGCAGCATGAGGAGGAGGCTGAGGCCCAGGCCGAGCTGCAGAGGCTGCTGTCCAAGGCCAATGCCGAGGTGGCCCAGTGGAGGAGCAAGTACGAGGCAGATGCCATCCAGAGGACCGAGGAACTGGAGGAGGCCAA AAAGAAGCTGGCGCTGCGactgcaggaggcagaggagggggtTGAGGCCGCTCACGCCAAGTGCTCGTCGCTGGAGAAGGCCAAGCTGCGGCTGCAGACCGAGTCAGAGGACGTGACCCTGGAGCTGGAGCGGGCAACCTCTGCGGCCGCGGCGCTGGACAAGAAGCAGCGGCACTTGGAGCGGGCGCTGGAGGAGCGGCGgcggcaggaggaggagatgcaGCGGGAGCTGGAGGCGGCCCAGAGGGAGGCCCGCAGCCTGGGCACTGAGCTCTTCCGGCTGCGGCACAGCCATGAGGAGGCCCTGGAGGCCCTGGAGACGCTCAGGCGGGAGAACAAGAACCTGCAGG AAGAGATCAGTGACCTCACAGACCAGGTCGGCCTCAGTGGGAAGAGCGTCCAGGAGCTGGAGAAAGCCAAGAAGGCGCTGGAAGGGGAGAAGAGCGAGCTCCAGGCAGCGCTGGAGGAGGCTGAG GGGGCCCTGGAGCTGGAGGAGACCAAAACCCTGCGGATCCAGCTGGAGCTTTCCCAGGTCAAGGCTGAGGTGGACCGGAAGCTGGCAGAGAAAGATGAAGAGTGTACTAACCTGAG GCGCAACCACCAGCGGGCAGTGGAGTCCCTGCAGGCCTCCCTGGATGCGGAGACTCGGGCCCGCAATGAGGCACTGCGCCTCAAGAAGAAGATGGAGGGTGATCTCAATGACCTGGAGCTGCAGCTGGGCCACGCCACCCGCCAGGCCACAGAGGCGCAGGCCGCCACGCGGCTGCTGCAGGCCCAGCTCAAGGAGGAGCAGGCGGGGCGGGACGAGGAGCAGCGGCTGGCGGCAGAGCTCCGCGAGCAGGCACAGGCCCTGGAGCGGCGGGCCGCCCTGCTGGCCGCGGAGCTGGAAGAGCTGCGGGCAGCCCTGGAGCAGGGTGAGCGCAGCCGGCGGCTGGCGGAGCAAGAGCTGCTGGAAGCCACGGAGCGTCTCAacctcctgcattcacag aacacaggtctcctgaacCAGAAGAAGAAGCTGGAGGTGGATTTGGCCCAGCTGagtggggaggtggaggaggcCGCCCAGGAAAGGCGGGAAGCCGAGGAGAAGGCCAAAAAGGCCATCACTGAT GCAGCCATGATGGCGGAGGAGCTGAAGAAGGAGCAGGACACAAGCACACACCTGGAACGGATGAAGAAGACGCTGGAGCAGACAGTGCGGGAGCTGCAGGCCCGGCTGGAGGAGGCAGAACAAGCCGCCCTCCGGGGCGGGAAGAAGCAGGTGCAGAAGCTGGAGGCCAAG GTGCGGGAGCTGGAGGCCGAGCTGGACGCGGAGCAGAAGAAGCACGCAGAGGCCCTCAAAGGGGTGCGGAAGCACGAACGCCGGGTCAAGGAGCTCGCGTACCAG GCTGAGGAGGACAGGAAGAATCTGGCTCGCATGCAGGACCTGGTGGACAAGCTGCAGAGCAAGGTCAAGAGCTACAAACGTCAGTTTGAAGAGGCG GAGCAGCAGGCCAACACCAACCTAGCCAAGTATCGAAAGGCCCAGCATGAGCTGGATGATGCAGAGGAGCGGGCAGACATGGCGGAAACCCAGGCCAACAAGCTGCGGGCACGCACCCGGGACGCCCTGGGCCCCAAG CACAAGGAGTGA
- the MYH7B gene encoding myosin-7B isoform X1 produces the protein MMDVSELGESARYLRQGYHEQMKVHTVLWDGKKRVWVPDEQDAYVEAEIKSEATGGRVNVETKDQKVLTVREAELQPMNPPRFDLLEDMAMMTHLNEASVLHNLRQRYARWMIYTYSGLFCVTINPYKWLPVYTASVVAAYKGKRRSEAPPHIYAVADNAYNDMLRNRENQSMLITGESGAGKTVNTKRVIQYFAIVAALGDGPGKKAQFLATKTGGTLEDQIIEANPAMEAFGNAKTLRNDNSSRFGKFIRIHFGPSGKLASADIDSYLLEKSRVIFQLPGERGYHVYYQILSGKKPELQDMLLLSMNPYDYHFCSQGVITVDNMDDGEELMATDHAMDILGFSVEEKCACYKIVGALLHFGNMKFKQKQREEQAEADGTESADKAAYLMGVSSGDLLKGLLHPRVRVGNEYVTKGQSVEQVVFAVGALAKATYDRLFRWLVSRINQTLDTKLPRQFFIGVLDIAGFEIFEFNSFEQLCINFTNEKLQQFFNQHMFVLEQEEYKREGIDWVFIDFGLDLQPCIDLIEKPLGILSILEEECMFPKASDASFRAKLYDNHAGKSPNFQQPRPDKKRKYQAHFEVVHYAGVVPYSIVGWLEKNKDPLNETVVPIFQKSQNKLLATLYENYAGSCSTEPPKSGVKEKRKKAASFQTVSQLHKENLNKLMTNLRATQPHFVRCIVPNENKTPGVMDAFLVLHQLRCNGVLEGIRICRQGFPNRLLYTDFRQRYRILNPSAIPDDTFMDSRKATEKLLGSLDIDHTQYQFGHTKVFFKAGLLGVLEELRDQRLAKVLTLLQARSRGRLMRLEYQRLLGGRDALFTIQWNIRAFNAVKNWSWMKLFFKMKPLLRSAQAEEELAALRAELRGLRGALATAEAKRQELEETHVSVTQEKNDLALQLQAEQENLADAEERCHLLIKSKVQLEAKVKELSERLEDEEEVNADLAARRRKLEDECTELKKDIDDLELTLAKAEKEKQATENKVKNLTEEMAALDESVVRLTKEKKALQEAHQQALGDLQAEEDRVSALAKAKVRLEQQVEDLECSLEQEKKLRMDTERAKRKLEGDLKLTQESVADAAQDKQQLEEKLKKKDSELSQLNLRVEDEQLLGAQLQKKIKELQARAEELEEELEAERAARARVEKQRAEAARELEELSERLEEAGGASAGQREGCRKREAELGRLRRELEEAALRHEATVAALRRKQADSAAELGEQVDSLQRVRQKLEKEKSELRMEVDDLSANVETLARGKASAEKLCRAYEDQLSEAKIKVEELQRQLADASTQRGRLQTESGELSRLLEEKESLISQLSRGKALATQSLEELRRQLEEESKAKSALAHAVQALRHDCDLLREQHEEEAEAQAELQRLLSKANAEVAQWRSKYEADAIQRTEELEEAKKKLALRLQEAEEGVEAAHAKCSSLEKAKLRLQTESEDVTLELERATSAAAALDKKQRHLERALEERRRQEEEMQRELEAAQREARSLGTELFRLRHSHEEALEALETLRRENKNLQEEISDLTDQVGLSGKSVQELEKAKKALEGEKSELQAALEEAEGALELEETKTLRIQLELSQVKAEVDRKLAEKDEECTNLRRNHQRAVESLQASLDAETRARNEALRLKKKMEGDLNDLELQLGHATRQATEAQAATRLLQAQLKEEQAGRDEEQRLAAELREQAQALERRAALLAAELEELRAALEQGERSRRLAEQELLEATERLNLLHSQNTGLLNQKKKLEVDLAQLSGEVEEAAQERREAEEKAKKAITDAAMMAEELKKEQDTSTHLERMKKTLEQTVRELQARLEEAEQAALRGGKKQVQKLEAKVRELEAELDAEQKKHAEALKGVRKHERRVKELAYQAEEDRKNLARMQDLVDKLQSKVKSYKRQFEEAEQQANTNLAKYRKAQHELDDAEERADMAETQANKLRARTRDALGPKHKE, from the exons GGGAGAATCGGGGGCCGGTAAGACCGTTAACACCAAGCGGGTCATTCAGTACTTTGCCATCGTCGCTGCCCTGGGAGACGGGCCGGGCAAGAAGGCT caATTTCTGGCCACAAAGACCGGG GGCACCCTCGAGGATCAGATCATCGAGGCTAACCCCGCCATGGAGGCTTTCGGCAATGCCAAGACCCTGCGCAATGACAACTCGTCCCGCTTT ggcaAGTTCATCCGCATTCACTTTGGTCCCTCTGGGAAGCTGGCATCAGCGGATATTGACAGCT atctcctggagaagtcaCGGGTGATCTTCCAGCTGCCCGGTGAGCGAGGCTACCACGTCTACTACCAGATCCTTTCGGGGAAGAAGCCAGAGCTGCAGG ACATGCTGCTTCTGTCTATGAACCCCTACGACTACCACTTCTGCAGCCAGGGCGTCATCACCGTGGACAACATGGATGACGGGGAGGAGCTCATGGCCACTGAT catGCCATGGACATCCTGGGCTTCAGCGTGGAGGAGAAGTGCGCCTGCTATAAGATCGTGGGGGCCCTCCTGCACTTCGGCAACATGAAATTCAAGCAGAAACAGCGGGAGGAGCAGGCTGAGGCTGACGGCACTGAGA GTGCTGACAAGGCTGCCTACCTGATGGGGGTCAGCAGCGGGGACCTCCTCAAAGGTCTTCTGCACCCCCGAGTGCGTGTGGGGAATGAATATGTGACCAAGGGTCAGAGCGTGGAGCAG GTGGTGTTTGCCGTGGGGGCTCTGGCCAAGGCCACCTACGACCGGCTGTTCCGATGGCTGGTGTCTCGGATCAACCAGACGCTGGACACCAAGCTGCCCCGTCAATTCTTCATCGGCGTCCTGGACATTGCGGGTTTTGAGATCTTTGAG TTTAACAGCTTCGAACAGCTGTGTATCAACTTCACCAACGAGAAGCTGCAGCAGTTCTTCAACCAGCACATGTTCGTGCTGGAGCAGGAGGAGTACAAGCGGGAGGGCATTGACTGGGTCTTCATCGACTTCGGCCTGGACCTGCAGCCCTGCATCGACCTCATCGAGAAG CCGCTGGGCATTCTGTCCATCCTGGAGGAGGAGTGCATGTTCCCCAAGGCCTCGGATGCCAGCTTCCGGGCCAAGCTCTATGATAACCACGCGGGGAAGTCGCCCAATTTCCAGCAGCCACGGCCTGACAAGAAGCGCAAGTACCAGGCCCACTTTGAGGTGGTCCACTATGCAGGCGTG GTGCCTTACAGCATCGTGGGCTGGCTGGAGAAAAACAAGGATCCACTGAATGAGACGGTGGTCCCCATCTTCCAGAAGTCGCAGAACAAGCTCTTGGCTACTCTCTACGAGAACTACGCTGGCTCCTGCTCTA CTGAGCCCCCCAAGTCCGGGGTGAAAGAGAAGCGTAAGAAGGCAGCATCATTCCAGACGGTGTCCCAGCTGCACAAG gagAACCTCAACAAGCTGATGACCAATCTGCGGGCCACGCAGCCCCACTTTGTCCGTTGCATCGTCCCAAATGAGAACAAGACCCCAG GGGTCATGGACGCCTTCCTGGTGCTGCACCAGTTGCGCTGCAATGGGGTGCTGGAGGGGATCCGGATCTGCCGACAGGGGTTCCCCAACAGGCTGCTCTACACTGACTTCCGGCAGCG gTACCGCATCCTGAACCCCAGCGCCATCCCGGACGACACCTTCATGGACAGCAGGAAGGCTACAGAGAAGCTGCTGGGCTCACTGGACATCGACCACACCCAGTACCAGTTTGGCCACACCAAG GTGTTCTTCAAGGCTGGGCTCCTAGGCGTCTTGGAAGAGCTTCGTGACCAGCGTCTGGCCAAGGTCCTGACGCTGCTGCAGGCGCGGAGCCGGGGCCGCCTGATGCGCCTGGAGTACCAGCGCCTGCTTGGAGGCAG GGATGCCCTGTTCACCATCCAGTGGAACATCCGTGCCTTTAACGCTGTCAAGAACTGGTCATGGATGAAGCTCTTTTTCAAGATGAAGCCGCTGCTCCGCTCGGCGCAGGCTGAGGAGGAGCTGGCGGCCCTGCGGGCAGAGCTGCGGGGGCTGCGGGGGGCCCTGGCTACTGCGGAGGCCAAGcgccaggagctggaggagacGCACGTCAGTGTCACCCAGGAGAAGAACGACCTGGCCCTTCAGCTGCAGGCG GAGCAGGAAAACCTGGCGGATGCTGAGGAGCGCTGCCACTTGCTCATCAAGTCCAAGGTGCAGCTGGAGGCAAAGGTGAAGGAGCTGAGCGAGCGGCTGGAGGACGAGGAGGAAGTGAATGCAGACCTGGCTGCCCGCCGCCGCAAGCTGGAGGACGAGTGCACAGAGCTCAAGAAGGACATTGACGACCTGGAGCTGACGCTGGCCAAGGCCGAGAAGGAGAAGCAAGCCACGGAGAATAAG GTGAAGAATCTGACAGAGGAGATGGCAGCACTGGACGAGTCTGTGGTCCGGCTGACCAAGGAGAAGAAGGCCTTGCAGGAGGCCCACCAGCAGGCCCTGGGTGACCTGCAGGCTGAGGAGGACCGTGTGAGCGCGCTGGCCAAGGCCAAGGTTCGGCTGGAGCAGCAGGTGGAAGAT CTGGAGTGCTCCCTGGAGCAAGAGAAGAAGCTGCGCATGGACACGGAGCGGGCCAAACGCAAGCTCGAGGGGGACCTGAAGCTGACGCAGGAGTCGGTGGCAGACGCTGCCCAGGACAAGCAACAGCTGGAGGAGAAGCTCAAAAA gaAGGATTCGGAGCTGAGTCAGCTGAACCTGCGGGTGGAGGATGAGCAGCTCCTTGGAGCCCAGCTGCAGAAGAAGATCAAGGAGCTGCAG GCTCGGGCCGAGGAGCTGGAAGAGGAGCTGGAGGCTGAGCGGGCGGCCCGGGCCCGCGTGGAGAAGCAGCGGGCAGAGGCGGCCCGGGAGCTGGAGGAGCTGAGCGAGCGGCTGGAGGAGGCCGGCGGTGCGTCAGCCGGGCAGCGCGAGGGCTGCCGGAAGCGCGAAGCCGAGCTGGGCCGGCTGCGGCGGGAACTGGAGGAGGCGGCTCTGCGGCACGAGGCCACGGTGGCGGCCCTGCGGCGTAAGCAGGCGGACAGTGCGGCCGAGCTGGGCGAGCAGGTGGACAGCCTGCAGCGTGTGCggcagaagctggaaaaggagaAGAGCGAGCTCCGCATGGAGGTGGACGATCTGAGCGCCAACGTGGAGACCCTGGCCCGCGGCAAG GCCAGTGCAGAGAAGCTGTGCCGGGCATATGAGGATCAGCTGAGTGAGGCCAAGATCAAGGTGGAGGAGCTACAGCGGCAGCTGGCAGACGCGAGCACCCAGCGTGGGCGGCTGCAAACCGAGAGTG GGGAGCTGAGCCGcctgctggaggagaaggagtcTCTGATTAGCCAGCTGAGCCGCGGGAAGGCCTTGGCCACCCAGAGCCTGGAGGAACTGCGGCGGCAGCTAGAGGAAGAGAGCAAG GCCAAGAGCGCGCTGGCTCATGCAGTGCAGGCTCTGCGGCATGACTGTGACCTCCTGAGGGAGCAGCATGAGGAGGAGGCTGAGGCCCAGGCCGAGCTGCAGAGGCTGCTGTCCAAGGCCAATGCCGAGGTGGCCCAGTGGAGGAGCAAGTACGAGGCAGATGCCATCCAGAGGACCGAGGAACTGGAGGAGGCCAA AAAGAAGCTGGCGCTGCGactgcaggaggcagaggagggggtTGAGGCCGCTCACGCCAAGTGCTCGTCGCTGGAGAAGGCCAAGCTGCGGCTGCAGACCGAGTCAGAGGACGTGACCCTGGAGCTGGAGCGGGCAACCTCTGCGGCCGCGGCGCTGGACAAGAAGCAGCGGCACTTGGAGCGGGCGCTGGAGGAGCGGCGgcggcaggaggaggagatgcaGCGGGAGCTGGAGGCGGCCCAGAGGGAGGCCCGCAGCCTGGGCACTGAGCTCTTCCGGCTGCGGCACAGCCATGAGGAGGCCCTGGAGGCCCTGGAGACGCTCAGGCGGGAGAACAAGAACCTGCAGG AAGAGATCAGTGACCTCACAGACCAGGTCGGCCTCAGTGGGAAGAGCGTCCAGGAGCTGGAGAAAGCCAAGAAGGCGCTGGAAGGGGAGAAGAGCGAGCTCCAGGCAGCGCTGGAGGAGGCTGAG GGGGCCCTGGAGCTGGAGGAGACCAAAACCCTGCGGATCCAGCTGGAGCTTTCCCAGGTCAAGGCTGAGGTGGACCGGAAGCTGGCAGAGAAAGATGAAGAGTGTACTAACCTGAG GCGCAACCACCAGCGGGCAGTGGAGTCCCTGCAGGCCTCCCTGGATGCGGAGACTCGGGCCCGCAATGAGGCACTGCGCCTCAAGAAGAAGATGGAGGGTGATCTCAATGACCTGGAGCTGCAGCTGGGCCACGCCACCCGCCAGGCCACAGAGGCGCAGGCCGCCACGCGGCTGCTGCAGGCCCAGCTCAAGGAGGAGCAGGCGGGGCGGGACGAGGAGCAGCGGCTGGCGGCAGAGCTCCGCGAGCAGGCACAGGCCCTGGAGCGGCGGGCCGCCCTGCTGGCCGCGGAGCTGGAAGAGCTGCGGGCAGCCCTGGAGCAGGGTGAGCGCAGCCGGCGGCTGGCGGAGCAAGAGCTGCTGGAAGCCACGGAGCGTCTCAacctcctgcattcacag aacacaggtctcctgaacCAGAAGAAGAAGCTGGAGGTGGATTTGGCCCAGCTGagtggggaggtggaggaggcCGCCCAGGAAAGGCGGGAAGCCGAGGAGAAGGCCAAAAAGGCCATCACTGAT GCAGCCATGATGGCGGAGGAGCTGAAGAAGGAGCAGGACACAAGCACACACCTGGAACGGATGAAGAAGACGCTGGAGCAGACAGTGCGGGAGCTGCAGGCCCGGCTGGAGGAGGCAGAACAAGCCGCCCTCCGGGGCGGGAAGAAGCAGGTGCAGAAGCTGGAGGCCAAG GTGCGGGAGCTGGAGGCCGAGCTGGACGCGGAGCAGAAGAAGCACGCAGAGGCCCTCAAAGGGGTGCGGAAGCACGAACGCCGGGTCAAGGAGCTCGCGTACCAG GCTGAGGAGGACAGGAAGAATCTGGCTCGCATGCAGGACCTGGTGGACAAGCTGCAGAGCAAGGTCAAGAGCTACAAACGTCAGTTTGAAGAGGCG GAGCAGCAGGCCAACACCAACCTAGCCAAGTATCGAAAGGCCCAGCATGAGCTGGATGATGCAGAGGAGCGGGCAGACATGGCGGAAACCCAGGCCAACAAGCTGCGGGCACGCACCCGGGACGCCCTGGGCCCCAAG CACAAGGAGTGA